The DNA segment CACCATCAGTAACGAGTACAACAGGTTTCTATAATTGAAGTACTGAATCCATTTCATGTAAATAAATTACATTCAAGGCTCAACGTATCGTATCCGGCATCAGGATGCCAAAAATTATTCGAAGTTACTGATGAGCATAAGCTTCGAATATTCTATGAGAAACGCATGGGATCTGAAGTTGAAGCAGATGCATTGGGTGATGAATGGAAGGGTTATATTGTCCGTATTGCCGGCGGTAATGATAAACAAGGCTTTCCAATGAAGCAGGGTGTGCTGACGAATGGTCGTGTGCGTCTGCTGCTATCTAAGGGACATTCATGCTATAGACCTCGACGAGATGGAGAAAGG comes from the Alteriqipengyuania lutimaris genome and includes:
- a CDS encoding eS6 family ribosomal protein is translated as MNPFHVNKLHSRLNVSYPASGCQKLFEVTDEHKLRIFYEKRMGSEVEADALGDEWKGYIVRIAGGNDKQGFPMKQGVLTNGRVRLLLSKGHSCYRPRRDGER